In the Malus domestica chromosome 16, GDT2T_hap1 genome, one interval contains:
- the LOC139193161 gene encoding uncharacterized protein, which yields MEDPNKHLKEIEVVCSSMTPINVDGSILKMKAFPFSLLEKAKDWLYELALGTVTSWESMKRAFLEKFFPTSRVILLRKRISGIQQDEGHLTDKCPQLIENGGWETLNAMGLGQPYQQRSDPFSNTYNPGWRDHPNFKWREPQQGQQQSTFRQQPPGFYQKPFAPIQPQAQPTHTNSGSSIDNDQIFQLLTSMAQGMQNRDKRMDELEKQVGQIAEFMGQFREQGKLPSSTVVNPRGGFETAKAIMLRSGKEVGTEPQPLRSAPKKDEKLQIEEENQAKATARVETPLPQPPKHSNTATIGKEGPIQVNSNVIPPNVPFPSRFLQAKNEEEEKDVLEMFKKVHVNIPLLDAIKQIPKYLIEDNVVGEFVLI from the exons atggaggatcctaacaagcacttgaaagaaatcgaagtggtgtgttcaagcatgacccccATCAATGTTGAtggaagtattttgaagatgaaggcctttcccttttctcttttagaaaaggcgaaagattggctgTATGAACTAGCTctcggaactgtcacatcttgggagagcatgaagcgAGCCTTTTTGGAAAAgttcttcccaacttctcgagtcatcctcctacgaaaaaggataagtggaattcaacaagatgaag gacaccttacggacaagtgcccacaattgatagagaatggagggtgggagaccctcaatgccatGGGTCTTGGGCAGCCATATCAACAAAGAAGTGATCCCTTCTCTAAtacctacaatcccggttggagagatcatccaaacttcaaatggcgagaaccccagcaaggccaacaacaaagcacatttaggcaacaacccccgggtttctatcaaaagccatttGCACCCATACAACCTCAAGCACAACCTACCCATACCAATtcaggttcgtctattgataatgatcagatttttcaattactaacttctatggcgcaagGTATGCAAAATAGAGACAAAAGGATGGatgagttggagaagcaagtagggcagattgcggagttcaTGGGCCAatttcgagagcaaggcaagttgccaagttcaaccgttgtcaatCCGAGGGGAGGATTCGAAACTGCCAAGGCCATCATGCTAAGGAGCGGAAAAGAAGTAGGAACTGAGCCACAACCATTGAGATCTGCCCCCAAGAAGGACGAGAAGTTGCAAATTGAGGAGGAGAACCAAgcaaaggccacggcaagggtagaaacacccttgccgcaaccacccaAGCATTCCAATACGGCCACCATAGGTAAGGAAGGTCCAATTCAAGTTAATTCTAATGTCATTCCTCCGAATGTACCGTTTCCTAGTagatttttgcaagccaagaacgaagaagaggagaaagatGTTCTCGAGATGTTTAAgaaggtgcatgtcaatatcccactccttgatgctataaagcaaatcccgaa gtacctaatcgaagacaacgtggtgggagagttcgtgttgatttag